From Streptomyces sp. NBC_00370, a single genomic window includes:
- a CDS encoding lipoyl synthase, producing MSAVAPDGRKMLRLEVRNSQTPIERKPEWIKTRAKMGPEYTKMQALVKSEGLHTVCQEAGCPNIYECWEDREATFLIGGDQCTRRCDFCQIDTGKPEPLDRDEPRRVGESVVTMDLNYATITGVARDDLPDGGAWLYAETVRQIHGMTAERADGRTKVELLIPDFNAVPEQLAEVFSSRPEVLAHNVETVPRIFKRIRPGFRYERSLEVITRAREAGLVTKSNLILGMGEERAEVSDALRHLHEAGCELITITQYLRPSVRHHPVERWVKPQEFVELQQEAEEIGFSGVMSGPLVRSSYRAGRLYRQAMERRGAPVDGESAGLPVGQGAGQAV from the coding sequence GTGTCCGCTGTCGCACCCGACGGACGCAAGATGCTGCGTCTGGAGGTCCGGAACAGCCAGACCCCCATCGAGCGCAAGCCCGAATGGATCAAGACCCGGGCGAAGATGGGCCCCGAGTACACCAAGATGCAGGCCCTGGTGAAGTCCGAGGGGCTGCACACGGTCTGCCAGGAGGCGGGCTGTCCCAACATCTACGAATGCTGGGAGGACCGCGAGGCGACCTTCCTCATCGGCGGCGACCAGTGCACCAGGCGCTGTGACTTCTGCCAGATCGACACGGGCAAGCCCGAGCCGCTGGACCGTGACGAGCCGCGCCGGGTGGGTGAGTCGGTCGTCACGATGGACCTGAACTACGCCACGATCACCGGCGTCGCCCGCGACGACCTGCCGGACGGCGGTGCCTGGCTGTACGCGGAGACGGTGCGCCAGATCCACGGGATGACGGCGGAGCGCGCCGACGGCCGTACCAAGGTCGAGCTGCTGATCCCCGACTTCAACGCCGTTCCCGAGCAGCTGGCCGAGGTCTTCTCGTCGCGGCCCGAGGTGCTCGCGCACAACGTGGAGACGGTCCCCCGGATCTTCAAGCGGATCCGCCCCGGCTTCCGGTACGAGCGGTCCCTCGAAGTCATCACCCGGGCCCGCGAGGCCGGGCTGGTCACCAAGTCCAACCTGATCCTGGGCATGGGCGAGGAGCGCGCCGAGGTCAGTGACGCGCTGCGCCATCTGCACGAGGCGGGCTGCGAGCTGATCACGATCACCCAGTACCTGCGCCCGTCGGTGCGCCACCACCCGGTGGAGCGCTGGGTGAAGCCGCAGGAGTTCGTCGAGCTGCAGCAGGAGGCCGAGGAGATCGGCTTCTCCGGTGTGATGTCGGGGCCGCTGGTGCGTTCGTCGTACCGCGCGGGCCGGCTGTACCGGCAGGCGATGGAGCGCCGTGGCGCGCCGGTCGACGGAGAGTCGGCGGGACTGCCGGTCGGGCAGGGCGCCGGACAGGCCGTCTGA
- a CDS encoding RDD family protein — protein sequence MDNRQAIGSWLSGPRAAAEDMGVDFGYRGERLGLPEEGPGSVAPLGRRFGAIFVDWVLCLVISYGLLAGGEMHRAGNWALLVLLVLSLLTVGTVGSTPGKRLFGLRVVGLTGGRLGVGRVLVRSVLLCLAVPALIWDRDGRGLHDRASGAVQVRI from the coding sequence GTGGACAACAGGCAAGCAATCGGATCGTGGCTCTCGGGACCGCGCGCGGCCGCCGAGGACATGGGCGTCGATTTCGGTTACCGCGGTGAACGGCTCGGGCTGCCGGAAGAGGGCCCCGGCTCCGTCGCTCCGCTCGGCCGCCGGTTCGGCGCGATCTTCGTCGACTGGGTGCTGTGCCTGGTCATCTCGTACGGGCTGCTCGCCGGCGGCGAGATGCACCGCGCCGGCAACTGGGCGCTGCTCGTCCTTCTCGTACTGAGCCTCCTGACCGTCGGAACGGTCGGCTCCACCCCCGGCAAGCGGCTCTTTGGGCTGCGCGTCGTCGGACTGACCGGCGGCCGGCTCGGCGTCGGCCGGGTCCTCGTCCGCAGCGTGCTGCTCTGCCTCGCCGTCCCCGCGCTGATCTGGGACCGCGACGGGCGCGGGCTGCACGACCGCGCCTCCGGAGCCGTTCAGGTTCGGATTTAG
- a CDS encoding SCO2195 family GlnR-regulated protein, with translation MQAAPVRPVTVTVSTALRAVESLLMSGGQRTARRNAWTAVLEDRRRAKDRVEAQHVLEAVSNTASQAT, from the coding sequence ATGCAGGCAGCGCCTGTACGACCCGTCACCGTAACCGTCTCCACCGCTCTGCGCGCCGTCGAGTCGCTGCTGATGAGCGGCGGCCAGCGGACAGCCCGCCGGAACGCCTGGACGGCCGTCCTCGAAGACCGCCGCAGGGCCAAGGACCGGGTGGAGGCGCAGCACGTTCTGGAGGCCGTGTCGAACACCGCTTCCCAAGCCACGTAA
- a CDS encoding regulator, whose translation MSERPPQRIPNRQLAALIAEAGFSNAGLARRVDQLGLEHGLDLRYDKTSVTRWLRGQQPRGTTPALIAEVFTRRLGRRLAAQDLGLDACAPVYAGLEFAATPEEAVDIVAGLWRKDSGSHAELRKIAFTPAGLVVPSRDWLIGRADDRVGRPEAGPAPNVRVPGQQPSRPAPALPAAPGVAAVPGVPGVPRQRTERAAGQRVTPGDIEALRSVGELFRTLDQTYGGGHARQALVRYLEHETEPMLRGLYGENTGRRLFAAAAELTRLAGWTSYDIAAHGLAQRYFVQALRLSQAAADRAYGSYVLITMSRQAVYLGHGREAVQLARVAQQGVGSAVPPVVQALLHAVEARGHGVLGEARTATASLVRAERALESARPGDDVPHWARHFDEAQLADDFGHCHRDLQQYRTAAQHAERSLQLRAPALARSRLFCRVVLATARLGLGELDQACLLGAEAAQQATEMRSARAVEYVREFERRLEPYRDAMAVRTYRDRVAALG comes from the coding sequence ATGTCGGAACGACCTCCGCAGCGCATTCCCAACCGCCAGCTCGCCGCGCTCATCGCGGAAGCCGGATTCTCCAACGCGGGCCTCGCCCGCCGGGTGGACCAGCTGGGCCTGGAACACGGCCTCGATCTGCGGTACGACAAAACGTCCGTGACGCGCTGGCTGCGCGGGCAGCAACCCCGTGGCACCACCCCCGCACTGATCGCGGAGGTCTTCACCCGCAGACTCGGCCGCCGGCTCGCCGCGCAGGACCTGGGGCTCGACGCCTGTGCCCCCGTCTACGCGGGCCTCGAATTCGCCGCCACCCCCGAGGAGGCCGTCGACATCGTGGCCGGCCTCTGGCGCAAGGACTCCGGCAGTCACGCGGAACTCCGCAAGATCGCCTTCACCCCCGCAGGGCTCGTCGTGCCGAGCCGCGACTGGCTGATCGGCCGGGCCGACGACCGGGTCGGCCGTCCGGAAGCGGGCCCCGCGCCGAACGTTCGGGTGCCCGGCCAGCAGCCGTCCCGGCCGGCGCCCGCGCTCCCGGCCGCGCCGGGTGTCGCCGCCGTGCCGGGCGTCCCCGGCGTCCCACGGCAGCGCACCGAACGGGCGGCGGGGCAGCGGGTCACCCCCGGCGACATCGAGGCGCTGCGCTCCGTCGGCGAGCTGTTCCGCACCCTCGACCAGACGTACGGCGGCGGCCACGCCCGGCAGGCGCTCGTGCGCTACCTCGAACACGAGACCGAGCCGATGCTGCGCGGCTTATACGGCGAGAACACCGGCCGCAGGCTGTTCGCCGCCGCCGCCGAGCTGACCCGGCTCGCCGGCTGGACGTCGTACGACATCGCCGCCCACGGCCTCGCCCAGCGCTACTTCGTGCAGGCACTCCGGCTCTCCCAGGCCGCCGCCGACCGGGCGTACGGCTCGTACGTGCTGATCACGATGAGCCGCCAGGCCGTCTACCTCGGCCACGGCCGCGAAGCCGTCCAGCTGGCGCGCGTGGCCCAGCAGGGCGTCGGCTCGGCGGTGCCGCCCGTCGTCCAGGCCCTGCTGCACGCCGTCGAGGCGCGCGGCCACGGCGTGCTCGGCGAGGCCAGGACGGCCACCGCCTCGCTCGTACGGGCCGAACGCGCCCTGGAGAGTGCCAGACCCGGCGACGACGTGCCCCACTGGGCGCGCCACTTCGACGAGGCGCAGCTCGCCGACGACTTCGGCCACTGCCACCGCGACCTCCAGCAGTACCGCACGGCCGCGCAGCACGCCGAGCGCTCCCTCCAGCTGCGCGCCCCCGCGCTGGCCCGCAGCCGGCTGTTCTGCCGCGTCGTCCTCGCCACGGCGCGGCTGGGCCTCGGCGAGCTGGACCAGGCGTGCCTGCTGGGCGCCGAGGCGGCCCAGCAGGCGACGGAGATGCGGTCGGCCCGCGCGGTCGAGTACGTCCGGGAGTTCGAACGGCGGCTGGAGCCCTACCGGGACGCGATGGCGGTACGCACGTACCGGGACCGGGTCGCGGCGCTGGGCTGA
- a CDS encoding DUF4191 domain-containing protein, whose translation MARKENADFAANQGRLKQIAQTYKMTRRVDPKVGLVVGGVGIVTFGVLLAVGFLINHPLYLGILGFILAFLAMAIIFGRRAERAAFGQMEGQPGAAAAVLENVGRGWTTTPAVAMNRNQDVVHRAVGKAGIVLVAEGNPNRLKSLLAAEKKRMARIVMDVPVHDIIVGDGEGQVPLKKVRTTLLKLPRVLDGPKVTATNDRLRALGDLMSNMPLPKGPMPKGMRMPRGGKAR comes from the coding sequence ATGGCGAGGAAGGAAAACGCAGACTTTGCTGCGAACCAGGGGCGACTGAAGCAGATCGCTCAGACCTACAAGATGACCAGGCGGGTCGACCCGAAGGTCGGTCTTGTCGTCGGCGGCGTCGGAATCGTCACCTTCGGTGTCCTCCTCGCGGTCGGTTTTCTGATCAACCACCCCCTCTATCTGGGCATTCTGGGTTTCATCCTGGCGTTCCTCGCGATGGCGATCATCTTCGGCCGCCGTGCCGAGCGTGCCGCCTTCGGACAGATGGAGGGACAGCCAGGCGCGGCGGCGGCGGTCCTGGAGAACGTGGGCCGTGGCTGGACCACGACGCCCGCTGTGGCGATGAACCGTAATCAGGACGTCGTGCACCGCGCGGTCGGCAAGGCGGGCATCGTGCTGGTGGCCGAGGGCAACCCGAACCGGCTGAAGAGCCTGCTGGCCGCGGAGAAGAAGCGGATGGCGCGCATCGTGATGGACGTGCCGGTGCACGACATCATCGTCGGTGACGGCGAGGGCCAGGTGCCGCTGAAGAAGGTCCGTACGACGCTGCTGAAGCTGCCGAGGGTGCTCGACGGGCCGAAGGTGACGGCGACGAACGACCGGCTGCGCGCGCTGGGCGACCTGATGAGCAACATGCCGCTGCCGAAGGGCCCGATGCCGAAGGGCATGCGGATGCCGAGGGGCGGAAAGGCGCGCTGA
- the lipB gene encoding lipoyl(octanoyl) transferase LipB has translation MSELRFVHLGFGEQAVEYREAWQEQRRVHSARFADEVPDTCLLLEHLSVYTAGRRTEDSERPLDGTPVVDVDRGGKITWHGPGQLVGYPIVRLPRPVDVVAHVRRLEEALIRTATDFGVATTRVEGRSGVWVLGDPVEKRPSGLSLDFDPRLKDDEFDPRLNGPEYAPSNAGQRREDRKLAAIGIRVAKGVTMHGFSLNVNPDNKEYDRIVPCGIRDAGVTSLAYELGHDVTIAEVLPVVEGHLRDVLENAELAPREVERASA, from the coding sequence GTGAGTGAGCTGCGGTTCGTTCATCTGGGGTTCGGCGAGCAGGCCGTCGAGTACCGGGAGGCGTGGCAGGAGCAGCGCCGAGTGCACTCGGCGCGCTTCGCCGACGAGGTGCCCGACACCTGTCTGCTGCTGGAGCACCTGTCGGTGTACACGGCAGGGCGGCGTACGGAGGACAGCGAGCGCCCGCTGGACGGCACCCCGGTGGTCGACGTGGACCGGGGCGGGAAGATCACCTGGCACGGCCCCGGGCAGCTGGTCGGCTACCCGATCGTGCGGCTGCCGCGTCCGGTGGACGTCGTCGCGCATGTCCGCCGGCTGGAGGAGGCGTTGATCCGTACCGCGACCGACTTCGGTGTGGCGACCACCCGGGTGGAGGGCCGCAGCGGGGTGTGGGTGCTGGGCGACCCGGTGGAGAAGCGGCCTTCGGGTCTGTCGCTTGACTTCGACCCGAGACTGAAGGACGACGAGTTCGACCCCCGGCTGAACGGCCCGGAGTACGCCCCGTCCAACGCGGGCCAGCGCCGGGAGGACCGCAAGCTCGCCGCGATCGGCATCCGGGTGGCCAAGGGCGTCACGATGCACGGCTTCTCGCTGAACGTGAACCCGGACAACAAGGAGTACGACCGGATCGTGCCCTGCGGGATCCGGGACGCGGGGGTGACGTCGCTCGCGTACGAGCTGGGGCATGACGTGACGATCGCCGAGGTGCTCCCCGTCGTCGAGGGGCATCTGCGGGACGTTCTGGAGAACGCAGAGCTGGCGCCGCGCGAGGTCGAGCGCGCCAGCGCGTGA